Proteins encoded in a region of the Methanofollis tationis genome:
- a CDS encoding nucleotidyltransferase domain-containing protein produces MLEQLIPSKTRVKLLTLFLLNPGREMYLREVGRLTGENLNAVRRELANLEGIGLLSSTRRGNAHYYTVNRSFPLYEELTSMILKTEGVAKVIAGHLDGIGAIDSMFIFGSFARSEAGAGSDIDLFIVGTVDEARLIVAVREAEEVLGREINYVLFTKDEMERRIAAGDPFVANVLAGPKVVLIGEG; encoded by the coding sequence ATGCTCGAGCAGCTCATCCCCTCGAAGACGCGGGTGAAACTCCTCACCCTTTTCCTCCTGAATCCCGGTCGGGAGATGTACCTGCGTGAGGTCGGGCGCCTGACCGGGGAGAACCTCAACGCCGTCAGGCGTGAGCTTGCGAATCTTGAGGGGATCGGGCTGCTTTCCAGCACACGGCGGGGAAATGCGCATTATTATACGGTGAACCGCTCATTTCCCCTGTACGAGGAACTCACCTCGATGATCCTCAAGACCGAGGGGGTGGCGAAGGTCATCGCCGGGCACCTCGACGGGATCGGGGCGATCGACTCGATGTTCATCTTCGGCTCTTTCGCCCGCAGCGAGGCCGGTGCAGGAAGCGACATCGACCTCTTCATCGTCGGGACGGTGGACGAAGCCCGCCTGATCGTAGCGGTCAGGGAGGCGGAGGAGGTGCTCGGGAGGGAGATCAACTATGTCCTCTTCACGAAAGACGAGATGGAGCGGCGGATCGCCGCCGGAGATCCGTTCGTGGCGAACGTGCTTGCAGGGCCGAAGGTGGTGCTGATTGGCGAAGGTTGA
- the twy1 gene encoding 4-demethylwyosine synthase TYW1, whose amino-acid sequence MPSEPCEEGRIALRKQGYQFVAPDATAAVKPCLWNKRTLRGGDMCYKHQFYGIESHRCVQMTPTLRCNQRCLFCWRSFEHETTEERFCTPEEIADALPVLQKKALSGYKVSQYVTSERFAEALDPNMVAISLSGEPTLYPYLPEYIDLLNERGYTTFLVSNGTMPDMIRRCRPYQTYISLDAPDRETYLALCNPQEDYWDRIHESLSILAARRSAVRTTLVKGKNDFDPAGYAAMYEASGATFIEVKGYMYLGNSRKRLSRSAMPEHEEVRRFAEAIAGHCSYRITDESPISRVVLMEREV is encoded by the coding sequence ATGCCATCAGAACCATGTGAGGAGGGGCGGATCGCCCTGCGCAAGCAGGGCTACCAGTTCGTCGCTCCGGACGCCACCGCCGCGGTGAAGCCGTGCCTGTGGAACAAGCGGACGCTCCGCGGCGGCGATATGTGCTACAAACACCAGTTTTACGGGATCGAAAGCCACCGCTGCGTCCAGATGACGCCGACCCTGCGGTGCAACCAGCGCTGCCTCTTCTGCTGGCGCTCCTTCGAGCACGAGACGACCGAGGAGCGCTTCTGCACCCCCGAGGAGATTGCGGACGCCCTGCCCGTCCTCCAGAAAAAAGCGCTCTCGGGCTACAAGGTCTCGCAGTACGTCACTTCTGAGCGATTTGCCGAGGCGCTCGACCCGAACATGGTGGCGATCTCCCTCTCGGGCGAGCCGACGCTCTACCCGTACCTCCCGGAATACATCGACCTCTTGAACGAGCGCGGCTACACGACCTTTCTCGTCTCGAACGGGACGATGCCCGATATGATCAGGCGGTGCCGCCCGTACCAGACCTACATCTCCCTGGACGCACCCGACAGAGAGACCTACCTCGCCCTCTGCAACCCGCAGGAGGACTACTGGGACCGGATCCACGAGAGCCTCTCGATCCTTGCCGCCCGGCGGTCGGCGGTCAGGACGACGCTCGTGAAGGGGAAGAACGATTTCGACCCGGCGGGCTACGCAGCGATGTATGAGGCCTCGGGCGCCACCTTCATCGAGGTGAAGGGATACATGTATCTGGGAAACAGTCGGAAACGCCTCTCACGGAGTGCGATGCCGGAGCACGAGGAGGTCCGCCGCTTCGCCGAGGCGATCGCCGGGCACTGCAGCTACCGGATCACCGACGAGAGCCCGATATCCAGGGTGGTCCTGATGGAGAGAGAAGTATGA
- a CDS encoding transcriptional regulator, with translation MPNDLIAIVEESEDVNSTLISRVRLEILWALSELGEDGATARQLKAGLNLSDGVLYANLKKLVEMGYLRSEKVTLEGKELELYAITQEGLGEWRRVRGWLCKLLSCEGDICER, from the coding sequence ATGCCGAATGATCTGATAGCAATTGTGGAAGAATCCGAGGACGTGAACAGCACCCTCATCTCCCGGGTGCGCCTGGAGATACTCTGGGCGCTCTCCGAGCTCGGCGAGGACGGGGCCACCGCACGGCAGCTCAAAGCCGGGCTGAACCTGAGCGACGGCGTGCTCTACGCAAACCTCAAGAAACTTGTCGAGATGGGATACCTCCGCTCCGAGAAGGTGACGCTTGAAGGGAAGGAACTGGAGCTCTACGCCATCACCCAGGAAGGGCTCGGCGAGTGGCGGCGTGTCCGGGGCTGGCTCTGCAAACTCCTCAGCTGCGAAGGTGATATCTGTGAACGATAG
- a CDS encoding HEPN domain-containing protein, whose amino-acid sequence MAKVEDLERQGLIRRLQPDPQAVENAMSLARRDVGVAGSVLAGNSDWAYTIAYNAMLQAGRALMFSKGYRPAGTNQHISVVKFAELFLDGEIVLAFDRMRRKRHITVYDVAGTVSEEEAKNAVSRAEVFLDVVERLLC is encoded by the coding sequence TTGGCGAAGGTTGAGGACCTGGAACGCCAGGGGTTGATCCGGCGCCTCCAGCCTGATCCGCAGGCGGTGGAAAATGCGATGAGCCTTGCCCGGCGGGACGTGGGGGTGGCCGGGAGCGTCCTTGCGGGCAACAGCGATTGGGCCTATACCATTGCATACAACGCCATGCTCCAGGCCGGGCGGGCGCTGATGTTTTCGAAAGGCTACAGGCCGGCGGGAACGAACCAGCACATCTCGGTGGTGAAGTTTGCCGAACTCTTCCTGGACGGAGAGATCGTGCTCGCCTTCGACCGGATGCGGAGGAAGCGGCATATCACGGTCTACGATGTGGCGGGGACGGTCTCGGAGGAGGAAGCGAAAAATGCCGTTTCGCGCGCGGAGGTGTTTCTGGATGTTGTGGAGAGGCTTCTTTGCTGA
- a CDS encoding HepT-like ribonuclease domain-containing protein, translated as MSEPDPLLYCNDILEAIDRIEHYTGSTGFEEFLHDTKTQDAVIRNLEIIGEAVKNLPATFREAHPGVGGDAVAGMRDKLIHHYFGVDMRIIWETAHTDLPLFRKQIQEIIKEIS; from the coding sequence ATGTCTGAGCCGGACCCTCTTCTCTATTGCAACGATATTCTCGAAGCCATCGACCGCATAGAACATTATACCGGGTCAACCGGTTTTGAGGAATTCCTGCACGATACAAAGACACAGGACGCCGTGATCAGAAACCTCGAAATCATCGGGGAAGCAGTGAAAAATCTCCCGGCCACATTCAGGGAGGCGCATCCCGGCGTCGGGGGGGATGCCGTCGCGGGGATGCGGGACAAACTCATCCACCACTACTTCGGCGTCGACATGAGGATCATCTGGGAGACGGCCCACACCGACCTCCCTCTGTTCAGGAAGCAGATCCAGGAGATCATCAAAGAAATCTCCTGA
- a CDS encoding alpha/beta fold hydrolase, with protein sequence MRLSRSFTRRILIALAALLLLVYIALPVLFGVFVVIPAGAEVGAPPSGFEEVALVAEDGVPLAAWYAPPSGTAAIILIHGAGGSREDLRPYAAMLKKHGYGVLAIDMRGHGMSGGATNQFGWESGRDVGAAVAFLEGLEEVAAIGGMGLSLGGEVLMGAASEYPEIRAIVADGATHRSPDDLVALESERPLYRSFTALVMYAAVGVLSGDHTPEPIRDSIVDAESTEFLLIAGGEKAMEEAFGRMYVLSADGRASLWIAPGAGHTEAFALLPDEYEGRVVAFFDEALPDGTTLLYSAAVFR encoded by the coding sequence GTGCGCCTCTCCCGCTCCTTCACGCGGCGCATCCTGATCGCACTGGCGGCTCTCCTTCTGCTGGTCTATATCGCGCTCCCGGTGTTGTTCGGCGTCTTTGTCGTCATCCCGGCCGGCGCTGAGGTCGGCGCCCCGCCTTCCGGGTTTGAGGAGGTGGCGCTCGTGGCCGAGGACGGCGTGCCGCTTGCCGCCTGGTACGCCCCGCCGTCAGGCACTGCAGCGATCATCCTGATCCACGGGGCCGGGGGTTCGCGTGAAGATCTGCGCCCCTATGCCGCCATGCTCAAAAAGCACGGTTACGGTGTCCTCGCCATCGACATGCGGGGGCACGGGATGAGCGGGGGCGCCACCAACCAGTTTGGCTGGGAGAGCGGCCGCGACGTGGGCGCCGCCGTCGCCTTTCTGGAGGGGCTGGAGGAGGTCGCCGCCATCGGCGGTATGGGTCTCTCCCTCGGCGGCGAGGTGCTCATGGGTGCGGCGTCTGAATATCCGGAAATCCGGGCGATCGTCGCCGACGGCGCCACGCACCGCTCCCCTGACGATCTTGTGGCGCTGGAGTCCGAGCGGCCCCTCTACCGGAGTTTCACGGCGCTGGTGATGTACGCCGCCGTGGGGGTGCTGAGCGGCGATCACACGCCCGAACCGATACGGGACTCGATCGTTGATGCGGAGTCCACCGAATTTTTGCTGATCGCGGGGGGCGAAAAAGCGATGGAAGAAGCATTCGGCCGCATGTACGTCCTGAGTGCGGACGGGCGGGCTTCTCTCTGGATCGCCCCCGGTGCCGGTCATACCGAAGCGTTCGCTCTTCTGCCTGACGAGTACGAGGGACGGGTCGTCGCCTTTTTCGATGAAGCTCTGCCGGACGGCACCACGCTCCTCTACAGCGCCGCCGTCTTCAGGTAG
- the sepS gene encoding O-phosphoserine--tRNA ligase gives MRFDPEERKELSRSDFETAWHRGPEVLTPPSLAETYPRKAYTRAAPHPIAETIQRLREVYLSMGFDEARVPVMIEESDVYRQFGPEASAVLDRVFYLGGLPRPNVGISDKQLDEIMAIIASHEEDFAVAPETVKEKLQRTFHAYKKATIDGDELTHEIAADLAIDDGLVVHILDAVFPEFRNLAPESSRTTLRSHMTSGWFLSLGAMWEHYAHPIRLFSIDRCFRREQEEGPTRLMTYHSASCIVAGEDVTIEDGKAVSEALLSAFGFEDFQFRPDEKRSKYYIPDTQTEVYAKHPEIGWVEVATFGMYSPSALGEYGVGVPVMNLGLGVERLAMILYKSNDVRHLTYPQFFPRSLTDREIAAAIGLREEPRSVEGRRLVSAIAATATANAAASGPCSFLAYEGAFAGKNLRVFVEEPEENSRLCGPATFNEVFVQEGKVLGVPDTEKFADVRANGAPTGISYLSAAANLAAARIEEAARCGEGVTVQVKMAKTPSDVNLRIPEWAMRYITDNKRKVDVRGPVFLTVRGEILE, from the coding sequence ATGAGGTTTGATCCAGAAGAGCGGAAGGAACTGTCGAGGAGCGATTTCGAGACGGCATGGCACCGGGGCCCCGAGGTGCTGACGCCCCCGTCGCTTGCGGAGACCTATCCACGGAAGGCCTATACGCGGGCGGCGCCGCACCCGATCGCCGAGACGATCCAGCGCCTCCGCGAGGTGTACCTCTCGATGGGCTTCGACGAGGCCCGCGTCCCGGTGATGATCGAGGAATCGGACGTCTACCGGCAGTTCGGCCCCGAGGCGAGCGCCGTCCTGGACCGGGTCTTCTACCTGGGCGGTCTGCCGCGGCCGAACGTGGGGATCTCGGACAAGCAGCTCGATGAGATCATGGCGATCATCGCGTCGCACGAGGAGGACTTCGCCGTCGCCCCGGAGACGGTGAAAGAGAAACTCCAGCGGACCTTCCACGCCTACAAGAAGGCGACGATCGACGGCGACGAACTGACCCACGAGATCGCCGCCGACCTCGCCATCGACGACGGCCTCGTGGTGCATATCCTGGACGCGGTCTTCCCCGAGTTTCGAAACCTCGCCCCGGAGTCGTCCAGGACGACCCTGCGCTCGCACATGACGAGCGGGTGGTTCCTCTCTCTGGGGGCGATGTGGGAGCACTACGCCCACCCGATCCGCCTCTTCTCGATCGACCGGTGCTTCCGCCGGGAGCAGGAGGAGGGGCCGACCCGCCTGATGACCTACCACTCGGCCTCGTGCATCGTGGCCGGCGAGGACGTCACGATCGAGGACGGGAAGGCGGTCTCTGAGGCCCTGCTCTCGGCCTTCGGCTTCGAGGACTTCCAGTTCCGGCCCGACGAGAAGCGCTCGAAATACTATATCCCCGACACCCAGACCGAGGTGTATGCAAAGCACCCCGAGATCGGGTGGGTGGAGGTCGCCACCTTCGGGATGTACTCGCCCTCGGCCCTGGGCGAGTACGGCGTCGGCGTCCCGGTGATGAACCTGGGCCTGGGCGTCGAGCGCCTGGCGATGATCCTCTACAAGTCAAACGACGTCCGGCACCTCACCTACCCGCAGTTCTTCCCCCGCAGCCTCACCGACCGCGAGATCGCGGCGGCGATCGGGCTGCGCGAGGAGCCGCGGAGCGTCGAGGGGCGGCGGCTCGTCTCCGCAATCGCCGCCACGGCGACGGCAAACGCCGCCGCTTCCGGGCCGTGCTCGTTCCTCGCCTATGAAGGGGCGTTCGCGGGGAAGAACCTCCGGGTCTTTGTGGAGGAGCCCGAGGAGAACTCGCGCCTCTGCGGCCCGGCGACCTTCAACGAGGTCTTCGTGCAGGAGGGCAAAGTGCTCGGCGTCCCCGACACCGAGAAGTTCGCGGACGTGCGGGCGAACGGGGCACCGACCGGGATCTCGTACCTCTCGGCGGCGGCGAATCTCGCCGCGGCCAGGATCGAGGAGGCGGCCCGGTGCGGGGAGGGTGTCACCGTGCAGGTGAAGATGGCGAAGACGCCTTCTGATGTGAATTTGAGGATACCGGAATGGGCGATGCGGTATATTACGGATAATAAGCGGAAGGTGGATGTGCGGGGGCCGGTGTTTTTGACGGTGCGGGGGGAAATCCTCGAATAA
- a CDS encoding type II toxin-antitoxin system PemK/MazF family toxin yields the protein MRRSRGDIWFVDLTDARGHEQSGLRPAVVLAVAYGGLTIAVPLTTTPVAFSFPHTHGIEKSSQNGLTSNSAALVFQIVALSEDRFVRKIGRCSVEDMEAISVLLKDLLALE from the coding sequence ATGCGCCGGAGCAGAGGCGATATCTGGTTCGTCGATCTCACCGACGCACGGGGGCACGAGCAGAGCGGGCTGCGTCCTGCCGTGGTGCTCGCCGTCGCCTACGGGGGTCTGACCATCGCGGTCCCGCTGACGACGACCCCGGTGGCTTTTTCGTTCCCGCACACCCACGGTATCGAGAAGAGTTCACAGAACGGGCTGACTTCTAATAGTGCGGCGCTGGTCTTCCAGATTGTTGCCCTCTCGGAAGATCGTTTCGTCCGGAAGATCGGGCGGTGCTCGGTCGAGGATATGGAAGCAATAAGCGTTCTTTTGAAAGACCTGTTGGCGCTGGAATAG
- a CDS encoding type II toxin-antitoxin system HicB family antitoxin has translation MKLLQYRILLWKEAEDRYTVIIPTLPNCVTFGGTIEEAIEVYLEDLTDRGEEIPTEEDTLEYTLTVETYT, from the coding sequence ATGAAACTTCTGCAGTACCGTATCCTCCTCTGGAAGGAGGCGGAAGACAGGTATACGGTTATAATACCAACCCTTCCCAACTGCGTCACCTTCGGCGGCACGATCGAGGAGGCGATCGAGGTGTACCTGGAAGACCTGACCGACAGGGGCGAGGAGATCCCGACCGAGGAGGACACCCTCGAATATACCCTGACGGTCGAGACGTACACCTGA
- a CDS encoding type II toxin-antitoxin system HicB family antitoxin, translating into MHQITYRILLRKEPEGGYTVTVPTLPGCVTFGGTIEEAIAMAKEAIEVYLEDLTDRGEEIPTEEDTLEYTLTVEAYA; encoded by the coding sequence ATGCACCAGATCACCTATCGCATTCTTCTGCGAAAAGAGCCGGAGGGAGGCTACACCGTCACGGTGCCGACGCTCCCGGGCTGCGTCACCTTCGGCGGCACGATCGAGGAGGCGATCGCAATGGCAAAGGAGGCGATCGAGGTGTACCTGGAAGACCTGACCGACAGGGGCGAGGAGATCCCGACCGAGGAGGACACCCTCGAATATACCCTGACGGTCGAAGCATATGCCTAA
- a CDS encoding type II toxin-antitoxin system HicA family toxin, with protein sequence MPKIPVLSPQKVIKILEAKGFVRVRTRGSHHLYRHPETGRRVTVPVHAKDLPTGTLLEILRQAGIEREELEDLK encoded by the coding sequence ATGCCTAAAATTCCCGTCCTCTCTCCGCAAAAAGTCATCAAAATCCTTGAGGCGAAAGGATTCGTCCGTGTACGAACACGGGGCAGTCACCACCTCTATCGTCACCCCGAAACAGGGAGACGCGTGACCGTCCCGGTTCATGCAAAGGATCTGCCCACAGGGACTCTTCTTGAAATCCTCAGACAGGCAGGGATAGAAAGAGAAGAACTCGAAGATCTGAAATGA
- the prf1 gene encoding peptide chain release factor aRF-1, with translation MTEIQEMDPARLRYEFKKMLERLEAKQGSGTELISLYIPPDKQIFDVTAQLRDEFGQCSNIKSKQTKTNVQSAISSILSRLKYFKKPPENGMAIFCGSINTVGDRTDLQCEIVYPPEPLGLYMYRCSSNFELEPLKAMLEEKYVYGLLVIDRREAYWGFLRGNRVEPIGGSTSTVPGKQRKGGQSAARFQRLRLIAINEFYKKVGEHSSEIFMAEKDFFERFKGLLIGGPSPTKEEFAEGGYLHHEVQKRVLGLFDVAYTNESGLPELVDAASDVLKGMAVVKEKDLMNRFLKELVKDDGLAAYGEESVRANLETGSVDILLLSDRLRESRLKIRCGACGYAEERTIKSESGQTVRDLDLGNCPKCSAPLQIEEESDIIDELTALADASGTKVEIISDEFEEGAVLYSAFGGIAAILRYRTGY, from the coding sequence ATGACCGAGATTCAGGAGATGGACCCGGCGCGGCTGCGCTACGAGTTCAAAAAGATGCTCGAGCGGCTGGAGGCTAAACAGGGGAGCGGGACGGAGCTGATCTCCCTCTACATCCCCCCGGACAAACAGATATTCGACGTGACCGCCCAGCTGCGCGACGAGTTCGGCCAGTGCTCGAACATCAAGAGCAAACAGACAAAAACCAATGTCCAGAGCGCCATCTCCTCCATCCTCTCCAGGCTGAAGTACTTCAAGAAGCCGCCCGAGAACGGGATGGCCATCTTCTGCGGGAGCATCAATACGGTCGGCGACCGCACCGACCTCCAGTGTGAGATCGTCTATCCGCCCGAGCCCCTCGGCCTCTATATGTACCGCTGCTCCTCGAACTTCGAGCTCGAGCCCCTCAAGGCGATGCTCGAGGAGAAGTATGTCTACGGCCTCCTGGTCATCGACCGGCGCGAGGCGTACTGGGGTTTCCTGCGGGGCAACCGGGTCGAACCTATCGGCGGCTCCACCTCCACGGTGCCGGGCAAGCAGCGCAAGGGCGGGCAGTCGGCGGCCCGGTTCCAGCGCCTGCGGCTGATCGCGATCAACGAGTTCTACAAGAAGGTCGGCGAACATTCGAGCGAGATCTTCATGGCCGAGAAGGACTTCTTCGAGCGGTTCAAGGGGCTGCTGATCGGCGGGCCCTCGCCGACGAAGGAGGAGTTCGCCGAGGGCGGATACCTCCACCACGAGGTCCAGAAACGAGTCCTCGGCCTCTTCGACGTTGCCTATACGAACGAGAGCGGGCTTCCCGAACTCGTCGACGCCGCCTCCGACGTCCTGAAGGGGATGGCGGTCGTCAAGGAGAAAGACCTGATGAACCGGTTCCTGAAAGAACTGGTCAAGGACGACGGGCTTGCCGCCTATGGCGAGGAGAGCGTCCGGGCTAACCTGGAGACCGGGTCGGTCGATATCCTCCTCCTCTCTGACCGCCTGCGCGAGTCCCGCCTGAAGATCAGGTGCGGGGCCTGCGGCTATGCGGAGGAGCGCACGATCAAGAGCGAGTCTGGACAGACGGTCAGGGACCTCGACCTCGGGAACTGCCCGAAGTGCAGCGCCCCCCTCCAGATCGAGGAGGAGAGCGACATCATCGACGAACTCACGGCCCTCGCCGACGCGAGCGGGACGAAGGTCGAGATCATATCAGACGAATTTGAAGAAGGGGCGGTACTCTACTCTGCTTTTGGCGGGATAGCGGCGATCCTCAGGTACAGGACGGGATACTGA
- a CDS encoding nucleotidyltransferase family protein, whose protein sequence is MHSRESVLAILATLKDDLAVRFHVARIGVFGSVSRGEQTPASDIDILVEFSRPVGFFTFMELEEYLSERPGAPVDLVTPDAIKPVMKERIAGETAYV, encoded by the coding sequence ATGCACTCCCGGGAAAGCGTCCTCGCCATCCTCGCCACCCTCAAAGACGACCTCGCGGTCCGCTTCCACGTCGCAAGGATCGGCGTCTTCGGCTCGGTCTCCCGCGGCGAACAGACACCCGCAAGCGACATCGATATTCTGGTCGAGTTCTCCCGGCCGGTCGGTTTTTTCACCTTCATGGAGCTGGAAGAATACCTCTCCGAACGACCCGGCGCTCCGGTCGACCTGGTGACGCCCGACGCCATCAAGCCGGTGATGAAGGAGCGGATCGCAGGCGAGACGGCCTATGTCTGA
- a CDS encoding BMP family ABC transporter substrate-binding protein → MTGGPTITGIVDAARESGGVSLIGEDTDQSYLAPALVAASVVKQIDAIVYHAVENEMDGRFTPGREVWTLQNGGTGLFVSPRFEEYAGLAAGWQERAIAAENDYLKTAAL, encoded by the coding sequence ATAACTGGAGGCCCCACCATCACCGGGATCGTGGACGCCGCCCGGGAGAGCGGGGGCGTCTCCCTGATCGGCGAGGACACCGACCAGTCGTACCTCGCCCCCGCCCTCGTCGCCGCATCGGTGGTGAAGCAGATCGACGCCATCGTCTATCATGCCGTGGAGAACGAGATGGACGGGCGGTTCACGCCGGGAAGGGAGGTCTGGACGCTCCAGAACGGCGGCACCGGGCTTTTTGTCTCCCCGCGCTTCGAGGAGTATGCAGGGCTTGCCGCCGGGTGGCAGGAGCGGGCGATCGCCGCCGAGAACGACTACCTGAAGACGGCGGCGCTGTAG
- the argS gene encoding arginine--tRNA ligase, which translates to MYFNTYRQIEAALKACTGEETVDLGEGGEHADFATPIAFSLAKKQRKAPAAIAAGLVEDLRERLAGTGITVEAAGPYVNFQVSGEYVREAVAAALEPGFGRLPERGERVILEHTSANPNGPLHVGHIRNSIIGDTLARAFRKAGYPLEVHYYVNDMGRQIAIVSWGFSNNPLPAEEGEKPDHHIARVYVAANRAIEADETITEQVDRLMQQIEAGDPETGRRFRSVVSHCLDGFKVTMKNLNVAHDRFVWESDFVRNGDMERVIAKIERLPQAKHDGTLSIDLTECGFEKDYVIRRSDGTSVYAARDLAYHTWKSRNFDRAIDVLGADHKLIGSQLQCTLRLLGERAPEIVIFEFVSLPEGSMSTRAGKFVSADELIAEVTNKAFAEVSERRPELPEEEREGIARAVALAAVRYDIVKISPEKSTVFDWKEALDFERQSGPYVQYSHARACSILEKAGAFERAFTFTDPHEIALAKQIARFPAVIDRVIRELRPHLLAAYARELADQFNTFYRYVPVLKSEGETLQSRLTLVAAAQNTLKEALETLGIDAIRTM; encoded by the coding sequence ATGTATTTCAACACATATCGGCAGATTGAAGCGGCCCTTAAGGCGTGCACCGGCGAGGAGACCGTGGACCTCGGCGAGGGCGGCGAGCATGCAGATTTCGCCACTCCCATCGCGTTCTCCCTTGCGAAGAAACAGCGGAAGGCCCCGGCGGCGATTGCGGCCGGACTGGTGGAAGACCTCAGGGAGCGCCTGGCCGGGACCGGGATCACGGTCGAGGCGGCCGGGCCGTACGTCAACTTCCAGGTGAGCGGCGAGTACGTCAGGGAAGCCGTCGCGGCGGCGCTCGAACCCGGCTTCGGCCGTCTCCCCGAGAGGGGCGAGCGGGTGATCCTGGAGCACACGAGCGCCAACCCCAACGGCCCCCTGCATGTCGGGCATATCAGGAACTCGATCATCGGCGACACCCTTGCACGCGCCTTCAGGAAGGCGGGCTACCCCCTCGAAGTCCATTATTACGTGAACGATATGGGGCGGCAGATCGCCATCGTCTCCTGGGGATTCAGTAACAACCCCCTGCCCGCTGAGGAGGGCGAGAAGCCCGACCACCATATCGCACGCGTCTATGTGGCGGCGAACCGGGCGATCGAGGCCGACGAAACGATCACGGAGCAGGTCGACCGCCTGATGCAGCAGATCGAGGCCGGCGATCCCGAGACCGGGCGGCGGTTCCGCAGCGTCGTCTCCCATTGCCTGGACGGCTTCAAGGTGACGATGAAGAACCTCAACGTCGCCCACGACCGCTTTGTCTGGGAATCCGATTTTGTGCGGAACGGCGACATGGAGCGGGTGATCGCGAAGATCGAGCGCCTGCCGCAGGCAAAGCACGACGGCACCCTCTCCATCGACCTCACCGAGTGCGGCTTCGAGAAGGACTACGTCATCCGCAGGAGCGACGGGACCTCGGTCTACGCCGCCCGCGACCTGGCCTACCACACCTGGAAGAGCCGGAACTTCGACCGTGCGATCGACGTCCTGGGCGCCGACCACAAGCTGATCGGCTCGCAGCTCCAGTGCACCCTCCGCCTCCTCGGGGAGAGGGCGCCCGAGATCGTGATCTTCGAGTTCGTCTCCCTGCCCGAGGGTTCGATGTCGACGAGGGCCGGGAAGTTTGTCTCTGCCGACGAGTTGATCGCCGAGGTGACGAACAAGGCCTTCGCCGAGGTCTCAGAGCGCCGGCCCGAACTCCCCGAGGAGGAACGCGAGGGGATCGCCCGTGCGGTCGCCCTGGCCGCGGTGAGATACGATATCGTGAAGATATCGCCGGAGAAATCGACGGTCTTCGACTGGAAGGAGGCGCTGGACTTCGAGCGGCAGAGCGGGCCGTACGTCCAGTACTCCCATGCACGGGCCTGCTCGATCCTGGAGAAGGCCGGGGCGTTCGAGCGCGCCTTTACCTTCACCGACCCGCACGAGATCGCTCTCGCCAAGCAGATCGCCCGGTTCCCGGCAGTGATCGACCGCGTCATCAGGGAACTGCGCCCGCACCTGCTCGCTGCCTATGCCCGCGAGCTCGCCGACCAGTTCAACACCTTCTACCGCTATGTGCCGGTGCTCAAGAGCGAGGGCGAGACCCTGCAGAGCAGGCTGACCCTCGTGGCCGCGGCGCAGAACACCCTGAAAGAAGCTCTCGAAACCCTGGGGATCGATGCCATCAGAACCATGTGA
- a CDS encoding NUDIX domain-containing protein, with product MTEIYRGRRLSVELNRYTLPDGTERERVVVRPGNAAVMLPIEGDHCYLLRQYRFAIGAWIYEAPAGTLEEGEEPIETARREIIEECGLAAGELIPRGFIYTTPGFSDERVYLFEARGLSPSSAYSPDDDEQIEVVRVPIADLPAMCRDGRISDAKTIAIVFRCLG from the coding sequence GTGACCGAGATCTACCGGGGACGGCGTCTGTCGGTGGAGTTGAACCGCTACACCCTTCCGGACGGGACCGAGCGGGAGCGGGTCGTGGTGAGACCGGGAAACGCCGCGGTGATGCTCCCGATAGAGGGCGATCACTGCTATCTCCTCCGGCAGTACCGCTTCGCGATCGGGGCGTGGATCTATGAGGCCCCGGCAGGAACCCTCGAGGAGGGCGAGGAGCCGATCGAGACTGCACGCCGGGAGATCATCGAGGAATGCGGCCTCGCCGCCGGGGAGCTGATCCCGCGGGGGTTCATCTACACCACGCCGGGCTTCTCTGACGAGCGGGTGTACCTCTTCGAAGCCCGGGGCCTCTCGCCCTCGTCGGCCTACTCGCCCGACGACGACGAGCAGATAGAAGTCGTCAGGGTGCCGATCGCCGACCTCCCTGCCATGTGCCGGGACGGCCGGATCTCGGACGCGAAGACGATCGCCATCGTCTTCAGGTGCCTCGGCTGA